The Hypnocyclicus thermotrophus genomic sequence ACATTTCATGAGCTTTATGACTCATTGGTTTTTCTAAATGATTTTCATAAATAGACTTAATATAAGGATTTTCATGCGATTTTCTTATTTCACAATTTTCATCTATATTATTAAGAACCTCTGTTCTTTTTTTAATTATTTCAAAATTTCCGTTATGGTAAGGTTGTCCTCCACCACCAACGCATCCTCCTTTACAAGCCATTATTTCTATAGCATGTAATTTTTCTTCTCCAGATTTAACTTTTTCAAGTAATTTTCTAGCTTCTCCAAGTCCATGAGCTATTCCTATTCTAAGATCTAAATCTCCAACTTTTACAGTAGCTACTCTACATCCTTCGTATCCTCTTAAAACTTCGAAATTAACATTTTCTAGAGTTTCTCCTGTTATCCATTCGTAAGCAGTTCTCGTTGCTGCTTCTATAACTCCTCCAGTTCTTCCGAAAATAACTCCAGCTCCTGTATAATCACCAAGAGGTGCATCAAATTTAGATTTTTCTAATTTTTTAAGATCTATATTAGCTTGTTTTAATAGTTTAGCTAATTCTCTAGTAGAAATTGAAATATCTACATCAGGATTTCCATCTTTAGAAAATTCTTCTCTTCCAGCTTCATATTTTTTAGCAAGACAAGGCATAACAGATACTACCACTAAATCTTCTCTGTTTATTCCTTCTTCTTTTGCCCATATATTTTTAGCTACTGCTCCAAACATTTGTTGAGGTGATTTTGCAGTTGAAGGTACATCTAACATATCAGGGAAATTATGTTCAATAAATTTTACCCATGCTGGACAACAAGATGTAAGTATAGGTAAAGCTTTTTCGTCTCCTGCTAAATATTTTTCTAATCTAGCCTTTAACTCTGAAGCTTCTTCCATTATTGTTAAGTCAGCAGCCCAGTTAGTATCAAATACTCCATCAAATCCTAATTTTTTAAGAGCTGTAACCATTTCACCTTCAACATTTGTTCCTACTGGATATCCAAATTCTTCTCCAAGTGCTGCTCTTACAGCTGGAGCTACTTGTACTATAACTTTTTTCTTAGGGTTAGCTAATGCTCTTACTACTTTCCAAGTATGATCAGCTTCACTTAAAGCTCCAACTGGACATACTGCGACACATTGTCCACAGTAAGTACATACTGAATCTTCTAAATCTTGCTCAAATGCAGGTGCTACTACTGCTTCAAATCCTCTGTTTACTCCTGATAAAGCTCCAACAGTTTGGATTTTATTACACATAGTTTCACATCTTCTACACATAATACATTTGTCCATATCTCTTATAATTGAAGGTGAATAATCTTTTCTATATGTTGATTCTGCTCCTTCAAATCTTATTTCTCTTATTCCAAATTGAATAGCTAAATCTTGAAGAGTACATTCTCCTGATTTTGAACATGCTAAACAATCTTTTGGGTGGTCTGATAACATTAATTCAAGTACTGTTTTTCTACTATGCATTACTCTCATTGAATTAGTTGTAACATTCATTCCTTCAAATACCGGTGTAGCACATGAAGGTGCTAGATTTTTTCTTCCTTCTACTTCTACAACACATATTCTACATGATGCACAATCATTTTTGTAATCAGCGCTTCCTATATTTAAATAACATAAGCTTGGTATATTTATTCCTAATGATTTAGCTGCTGCTAAAATAGTACTATTTTTAGGTACTTCTGTTTGAATACCATCTATAGTAACTTTAACCTTTTCCATTACTTTATTCACTCCTTTTTTGATTACTTTATTCGATAATTATAGTCTGTCTATAGCTTTAAATTTACAAGTTGAATAACATGCACCACATTTAATACATTTTTCTTGATCAATTACATGTTTTTCTTTTACTTTTCCTGTAATACAATTTACCGGACATACTCTAGCACATGCTGTACATCCAATACATTTATCATTAATAGTATATTGTAATAAATCTTGACATGAACCAGCTGGACATTTTTTATCTTTAACGTGTGCTACATATTCATCCCAGAAATTATTTAAAGTTGATAATACTGGATTTGGAGCTGTTTGTCCAAGACCACATAAAGAAGTATCTTTTATTGTTTCAGATAATTCTCTTAATAACTCAAGATCTTCCATAGTACCATTACCTTTTGTTATTTTATCTAATATTTCAAGTAATCTTTTATTTCCTACTCTACATGGAGTACATTTTCCACACGATTCTTCAACTGTGAATTCAAGATAGAATTTTGATACTGCTACCATACAGTCATCTTCGTCCATAACTATCATTCCACCAGAACCCATCATAGATCCTTTTGATGTTAATGTATCAAAATCAATTGGAGTATCTAAATCTTTTTCAGTAAGACATCCTCCAGATGGTCCTCCTGTTTGTACCGCTTTAAATTTTTTACCGTCTTTAATTCCTCCACCAATTTCAAAAATAACTTCTCTTAAAGTTGTTCCCATTGGTACTTCTACCAATCCTACATTATTTATTTTCCCTGCAAGAGCAAAAACTTTTGTTCCTGATGATTTTTCAGTTCCTATCGTAGTATACCATTCGCCACCATTTAAAATAATTTCTGGTATATTTGCAAATGTTTCTACATTATTAACGTTTGTAGGTCTTCCAAAATATCCTGATTCAGCTGGAAAAGGTGGTTTAGAAGTTGGTTCTCCTCTTTCTCCTTCCATAGAATGAATAAGTGCTGTTTCTTCTCCACATACAAAAGCTCCAGCTCCATATTTTATTTCTATATCAAAACTAAAATCAGTTCCTAAAATATTTTCTCCTAATAATCCATATTCTCTAGCATCTGCCATAGCTTTTCTTAATCTTTTGATAGCTAATGGATATTCAGCTCTTATATACACAAGACCTTTATTTGCCCCTGTAGCATATCCACATATTGCCATAGCTTCTATTACTGAATGAGGGTCTCCTTCAAGTATAGATCTATCCATAAATGCTCCTGGATCTCCTTCATCAGCATTACATACTACATATTTTTGATCAGCATGATTATTTGCTGCAAATTGCCATTTTAATCCAGTAGGGAATCCTCCCCCACCTCTTCCTCTTATTTTAGAAAGTTTTACTTCATTTATTACATCTTCTGGAGTCATTTCTGTTAAACATTTCCCTAAAGCTTGATATCCTCTATTTCCTAAATATTCTTTTATATTTTCAGGATTGATAAGTCCACAGTTTCTAAGCGCTATTCTTTGTTGTTTATCATAAAATCCCATTTTATCAGAATCAGATATTTTTTCTTTTGTACTAGGATCTTTATATAATAAACTTTCGATTTTTTCACCTTTTATTAAGTCTTCTTCTACTATTCTAGCTGCATCTTCAGGTTTCACTTCTACATAAAAAGTATTACTAGGTACTATTTTAACAATAGGTCCTTTTTCACAGAATCCAAAACATCCTGTTAAAACAACTTGAACTTCCTCTTCCATTCCTTTTTCTTTTAGTAAAGCATTTATATTCTCTGCAATTTGAGCAGATTTTGAAGATAAACAACCTGTCCCTCCACATATTAGGACATGTTTTTTATATGCCATGTTTTTACCCTCCTCGATTAATGATTACAATTACAACTATTTCCTGTGTTATTTTTTAAAAAACCAATAATATTTTCTGTATTTTTTACATATTTAATTATAATTTTTTCTGCTTCTTTCTCATCAATATCTCCAAATACTACACTTCCCGCATCTGGAACTATTATTTCTAAAGATGGATTATCACTATTATAACCTTTAAATTCAGTTTGATATACAACTACATTTTCTATTTTTTCTTTATTAATTAGGTCTATAATATATATTCCAACTTCATCAGCCCTTTTTTTAGCTAAAAGGCTATTTTTAGATATTCCTACTTTTATTTGAATTACATTTTCTAAATCAATTTCACTTCATTTTTTTCTTAATTGAATTAGAGCTTCACATTCTTTACCTATGTTTTTTAATTCTTCTACTGATTTGATTTTTTTAGACATTCAAATCCCTCCAGTTATATTTTTTTATTATCCTAATTCTTTATATTTTTTTATTATAGCATCTACATCTTTTGCTTCTTCTTTACCATATACATCTTCACCAACTAAAACTACTGGTGCAAGCCCACATGCTCCAACACATCTTAAAGCATCTATTGAAAATAATCCATCAGCAGTAGTTTCACCTGTAGAAATTCCTAGTTTTGCTTCAAAATCTTTTAGTACTTTTTCTGCTCCTCTAACAAAACAAGCTGTTCCCATACATACTGATATAGGATATTTTCCTTTTGGTGTCATAGTAAAGAACGAGTAGAAACTTACTACTCCATATACTTTTGCTAATGATACTCCTAATGCCTCAGCAACAAAAGCTTGAACTTCTTTTGGTAAATAACCAAAAATTTCTTGAGCTTTATGAAGTACTGATATAAGAGCTCC encodes the following:
- a CDS encoding NADH-dependent [FeFe] hydrogenase, group A6, producing MEKVKVTIDGIQTEVPKNSTILAAAKSLGINIPSLCYLNIGSADYKNDCASCRICVVEVEGRKNLAPSCATPVFEGMNVTTNSMRVMHSRKTVLELMLSDHPKDCLACSKSGECTLQDLAIQFGIREIRFEGAESTYRKDYSPSIIRDMDKCIMCRRCETMCNKIQTVGALSGVNRGFEAVVAPAFEQDLEDSVCTYCGQCVAVCPVGALSEADHTWKVVRALANPKKKVIVQVAPAVRAALGEEFGYPVGTNVEGEMVTALKKLGFDGVFDTNWAADLTIMEEASELKARLEKYLAGDEKALPILTSCCPAWVKFIEHNFPDMLDVPSTAKSPQQMFGAVAKNIWAKEEGINREDLVVVSVMPCLAKKYEAGREEFSKDGNPDVDISISTRELAKLLKQANIDLKKLEKSKFDAPLGDYTGAGVIFGRTGGVIEAATRTAYEWITGETLENVNFEVLRGYEGCRVATVKVGDLDLRIGIAHGLGEARKLLEKVKSGEEKLHAIEIMACKGGCVGGGGQPYHNGNFEIIKKRTEVLNNIDENCEIRKSHENPYIKSIYENHLEKPMSHKAHEMLHTKYFPKHKI
- a CDS encoding NADH-quinone oxidoreductase subunit NuoF is translated as MAYKKHVLICGGTGCLSSKSAQIAENINALLKEKGMEEEVQVVLTGCFGFCEKGPIVKIVPSNTFYVEVKPEDAARIVEEDLIKGEKIESLLYKDPSTKEKISDSDKMGFYDKQQRIALRNCGLINPENIKEYLGNRGYQALGKCLTEMTPEDVINEVKLSKIRGRGGGGFPTGLKWQFAANNHADQKYVVCNADEGDPGAFMDRSILEGDPHSVIEAMAICGYATGANKGLVYIRAEYPLAIKRLRKAMADAREYGLLGENILGTDFSFDIEIKYGAGAFVCGEETALIHSMEGERGEPTSKPPFPAESGYFGRPTNVNNVETFANIPEIILNGGEWYTTIGTEKSSGTKVFALAGKINNVGLVEVPMGTTLREVIFEIGGGIKDGKKFKAVQTGGPSGGCLTEKDLDTPIDFDTLTSKGSMMGSGGMIVMDEDDCMVAVSKFYLEFTVEESCGKCTPCRVGNKRLLEILDKITKGNGTMEDLELLRELSETIKDTSLCGLGQTAPNPVLSTLNNFWDEYVAHVKDKKCPAGSCQDLLQYTINDKCIGCTACARVCPVNCITGKVKEKHVIDQEKCIKCGACYSTCKFKAIDRL
- a CDS encoding NADH-quinone oxidoreductase subunit NuoE family protein, which gives rise to MSACENKLKNECFKKLEEFIDGLETKEGALISVLHKAQEIFGYLPKEVQAFVAEALGVSLAKVYGVVSFYSFFTMTPKGKYPISVCMGTACFVRGAEKVLKDFEAKLGISTGETTADGLFSIDALRCVGACGLAPVVLVGEDVYGKEEAKDVDAIIKKYKELG